One window from the genome of Glycine soja cultivar W05 chromosome 12, ASM419377v2, whole genome shotgun sequence encodes:
- the LOC114378619 gene encoding ubiquitin-conjugating enzyme E2 20-like, which translates to MAATNNIHGNTESAQSNIAPPTKQPLHPSKTVDSQSVLKRLQSELMALMMSGDSGISAFPEEDNIFFWKGTITGSKDTVFEGTEYKLSLSFPNDYPFKPPKVKFETTCFHPNFDVHGNICLDILQDKWSSAYDVRTILLSIQSLLGEPNISSPLNQQAAQLWSNQEEYRKMVEKLYKSAN; encoded by the exons ATGGCTGCCactaataacattcatgggaacACTGAATCTGCTCAATCCAACATTGCTCCTCCCACTAAGCAGCCTCTACATCCTTCTAAGACTGTTGATTCTCAATCTGTACTCAAaag GCTGCAATCTGAATTGATGGCTTTGATG ATGAGTGGAGATTCTGGGATATCTGCGTTTCCTGAGGAGGACAACATATTCTTCTGGAAGGGAACAATAACAGGAAGCAAAGATACTGTGTTTGAAGGCACAGAGTATAAGCTAtcactctccttccccaatgaCTACCCTTTCAAGCCTCCAAAAGTCAAGTTTGAAACAACCTGCTTCCACCCCAATTTTGATGTGCATGGCAACATATGCTTGGACATACTCCAG GATAAATGGTCATCTGCTTATGATGTCAGAACAATTCTTCTATCTATCCAAAGTCTGCTTGGAG AGCCAAACATTAGTTCACCACTAAACCAACAAGCAGCACAGCTTTGGAGCAATCAAGAAg AATACAGGAAGATGGTGGAGAAGTTGTACAAATCTGCAAATTGA
- the LOC114377876 gene encoding DDT domain-containing protein PTM-like, with product MEFVGKTVRKEVKGVGFISGTVKSYDPSSGFFEIVYEDGDSEELESSEVASLLQFQPESVKAKPRVGRKPKKRRRVEQKPDAGSRSGNVSENLVEDGSDFRGDLDGNVSSAGGGDLDLGCAGIDRAIDVDVGNGGNSIVNVNGSVKENGGGEDIGFEDSLNKSVDANGSCVKDALDLNARLNLNEDFNLNDACTLPLDTEDGFNRRDCIDLNLDVNNEDDVGVNVGYLGCSGGEVLQRECNFDLNVEACEEGRETRCDDDGNGHSEVGDALFSRMGQLQKEEEVNVNNSSEENEGVNGNLNHVSDAVKLEGIHVSAAHAAKDGSLCLVEENGGDDGKDVAAIDSHQISNAISVRDSDSVEAQRVDWPSEGGVAVIHELQDDPGSPCKQGNGRRKRRKVSDNPQATPETVLRRSSRRASARKRVSSTILVEVTDDPLMSLETSALTGEKPLISNSQKYEQCSDPLPKLQFPPSSTNLNLDGVPVLELFSIYACLRSFSTLLFLSPFELEDLVAALKSEIPSILFDSIHVSILQTLRKNLEYLSNEGCQSASNCLRNLSWDFLDLVTWPIFMAEYLLIHGSGFKTGFDLKHLMFKTDYYKQPVTAKVEILQYLCNDMIESEAIRSELNRRSLVTETDVGFDQNMYFDTGKKKRAVMDVSGGSCLTEENVDDTTDWNSDECCLCKMDGSLICCDGCPAAFHSRCVGIASDHLPEGDWYCPECVIGKHMAWMKSRRSLRGADLLGMDLDGRLYFNSCGYLLVSNSSEAGSLFNYYHRNDLHVVIEALKSMDPLYEGILMTIYKHWDISANLSVGDSVFNRANDQRKLDENSTIDSCMHLVQEFPKAGNRLDSTTTIESPCVASDGSADTTQTRTGIDNVQINGLNDSNRCDESLNQPGIPERCHPVGDCSLTSSSLDVGRKINLRSVGSSITPSMDNKDTSEVPRGIDYINYYSFARTASFVAQELMCKSPEKMNKIFAMSEEEVMSDQAKVITKKSTNFCWPSIQNLNAAAHKEKCGWCFTCKGENEDRDCLFNSVVKPVWEVPNNILVGLQPRKIQNGRLRDIICLIFSLEVRLRGLLLGPWLNLHQTNLWHKDLLKTSDFFPVKRLLLLLESNLCLLALSADWLKHVDSVATMGSATHIVVSSSRTSSRHGIGRKRARNSDIETSSSSNTASGLGMYWWRGGRLSRKLFNCKALPHSLVTKAARQGGCRKIPGILYPENSDFARRSRFVAWRAAVEMSTSAEQLALQVRELYSNIRWHDIENNYSLYVLDKESRKSVRLFKKSIVRRKCTEGGSVKFLIDFGKRRAIPDVVIKHGSLLEQSASERKKYWLEESYVPLHLLKNFEEKRIVRKSTDKKLGKILEIGRVNKKIPQQRGFSYLFTRLERSDCHQCRHCNKDVAMRDAVRCLHCKGYFHKRHARKSGGKRTTGSSYSCHRCQDGLHAKTNTNKRKVDSKLQKIQAKKRKTVPSVCKPVNLKGNKKALSNNKIRQARSRNSKNIPSSIPLRRSTRKAKSLYMQSQLNGGHKKGKKNVGRKKGKQGKTKKVIPQKSKETTGQYKKSEVTTARKKRTKICNSYWLNGLQLSRKPNDERVMLFKEKKRVASSKDFSGSLDHPKCCLCCGNECTLNYIACEICGDWFHGDAFGLNVENARQLIGFKCHVCLDRTAPICPHLKVNALSCTESNAAIECGEELSNPVSLQPLSEV from the exons ATGGAGTTCGTGGGAAAAACAGTTAGGAAAGAGGTGAAGGGGGTTGGGTTTATCTCTGGAACAGTGAAATCCTACGACCCTTCCTCTGGTTTTTTCGAGATCGTTTACGAGGATGGTGATTCTGAGGAATTGGAGTCTTCTGAGGTGGCTTCTCTTCTGCAATTTCAACCGGAGAGTGTCAAGGCCAAGCCTCGGGTTGGTCGGAAACCTAAGAAGCGCCGCCGTGTCGAGCAGAAGCCGGATGCTGGATCCCGTTCAGGTAATGTTAGCGAGAATTTGGTGGAGGATGGTAGTGACTTTAGGGGGGATTTGGATGGGAATGTTTCTTCTGCTGGTGGTGGGGATTTGGATTTAGGATGTGCGGGGATTGATAGAGCCATTGATGTCGATGTTGGGAATGGAGGGAATTCTATTGTCAATGTTAATGGGAGTGTGAAGGAAAACGGGGGTGGAGAGGACATTGGTTTTGAGGATAGTTTGAACAAGAGTGTCGATGCTAATGGTAGTTGTGTCAAGGATGCGCTTGATTTGAATGCTAGGCTTAATCTCAATGAGGATTTTAATCTGAATGATGCTTGTACTTTGCCTCTTGACACTGAGGATGGTTTTAATAGAAGAGATTGTATTGATTTGAATTTGGATGTAAATAATGAGGATGATGTCGGCGTGAATGTGGGTTACCTGGGTTGTTCTGGTGGGGAGGTGTTGCAGCGGGaatgtaattttgatttgaatGTCGAGGCATGTGAGGAAGGTAGGGAAACTCGGTGTGATGATGACGGAAATGGACATTCTGAGGTGGGTGATGCTTTGTTTAGTAGGATGGGGCAGCTCCAAAAGGAAGAAGAGGTAAATGTTAATAATAGTTCTGAAGAAAATGAAGGTGTTAACGGTAATTTGAATCATGTCTCTGATGCTGTCAAATTGGAGGGAATTCATGTTTCTGCTGCCCATGCAGCTAAAGATGGTTCTTTGTGTTTGGTTGAGGAAAATGGAGGTGATGATGGCAAAGATGTGGCAGCTATTGATTCTCATCAGATTTCAAATGCAATTTCGGTTAGGGATTCTGATTCTGTGGAGGCTCAGCGAGTTGATTGGCCTTCTGAAGGTGGTGTTGCCGTAATTCATGAACTCCAAGATGATCCAGGAAGTCCGTGTAAACAAGGAAATGGccgaaggaaaagaagaaaagtatCAGATAATCCACAAGCCACGCCAGAGACAGTTTTAAGGAGGAGTTCTCGTCGGGCATCAGCTAGAAAACGGGTTTCAAGCACCATACTAGTGGAGGTGACTGATGATCCTTTGATGTCCTTGGAAACCAGTGCCTTAACAGGAGAAAAGCCTCTAATCTCCAATTCTCAGAAATATGAACAATGCAGTGATCCTCTTCCAAAGCTGCAATTTCCCCCGTCTTCTACAAATTTGAATTTAGATGGCGTTCCTGTTCTTGAACTCTTTTCTATTTATGCTTGTTTAAGATCATTcagtactttattatttttgagtCCATTTGAGTTGGAGGATCTTGTAGCTGCCCTGAAGTCTGAAATCCCAAGTATATTATTTGACAGCATTCATGTTTCTATTTTGCAAACTCTGAGAAAGAATTTGGAATACCTTTCCAATGAGGGTTGCCAATCTGCATCCAATTGCCTTAG GAATCTTAGCTGGGATTTTTTGGACCTGGTCACATGGCCTATTTTCATGGCCGAGTACCTTCTGATTCATGGCTCAGGATTTAAAACTGGTTTTGATCTTAAACATCTAATGTTCAAAACTGATTACTACAAACAACCTGTAACTGCAAAGGTTGAGATTCTTCAGTATCTATGTAATGATATGATTGAATCGGAAGCCATAAGGTCAGAGCTTAACAGAAGATCTTTGGTAACTGAGACTGATGTGGGCTTTGATCAGAATATGTATTTTGACACTGGCAAGAAAAAGAGAGCTGTAATGGATGTGTCTGGTGGCTCTTGCTTGACTGAGGAGAATGTGGATGATACAACTGACTGGAACAGTGATGAATGTTGCCTGTGCAAGATGGATGGTAGTTTAATATGCTGTGATGGTTGCCCTGCAGCATTCCACTCAAGATGTGTGGGAATTGCCAGTGACCATCTCCCTGAAGGTGACTGGTATTGCCCCGAGTGTGTAATTGGCAAACACATGGCTTGGATGAAATCACGAAGATCACTTCGAGGAGCAGACTTATTAGGGATGGATCTGGATGGCCGTCTCTATTTTAACAGCTGTGGTTACCTGTTAGT GTCAAACTCATCTGAAGCAGGGTCATTGTTCAATTATTACCACAGAAATGATCTACATGTAGTAATTGAAGCTCTAAAATCTATGGATCCTTTATATGAAGGCATACTAATGACTATCTATAAGCATTGGGATATCAGTGCTAACTTGAGTGTGGGGGATAGTGTCTTTAATCGGGCTAATGATCAAAGAAAGTTGGACGAAAATTCAACTATTGACAGTTGTATGCATCTTGTCCAAGAGTTTCCAAAAGCTGGGAACCGCCTAGACTCAACGACCACCATAGAAAGTCCTTGTGTTGCTTCAGATGGATCAGCTGATACCACACAGACTAGAACAGGCATCGACAATGTTCAGATAAATGGGCTCAATGATTCCAATAGATGTGATGAATCCTTGAATCAGCCAGGAATACCAGAAAGATGCCATCCTGTTGGTGACTGTTCTTTGACATCTTCCAGCTTAGATGTGGGACGTAAAATAAACTTAAGATCTGTAGGTTCTAGTATTACCCCCTCCATGGACAATAAGGATACTTCAGAAGTACCTCGTGGAATTGACTACATAAACTATTACAGCTTTGCCCGAACAGCTTCATTTGTAGCACAGGAGTTGATGTGTAAGTCACCTGAAAAGATGAATAAGATTTTTGCAATGTCTGAAGAAGAAGTTATGTCAGACCAAGCAAAGGTCATTACGAAGAAATCTACTAACTTTTGCTGGCCAAGTATTCAGAACCTGAATGCAGCTGCCCACAAGGAAAAATGTGGGTGGTGCTTCACTTGCAAAGGTGAAAATGAAGACAGGGATTGCTTGTTTAATTCTGTGGTGAAGCCTGTTTGGGAAGTGcctaataatattttagttgGGCTTCAACCCAGGAAGATCCAGAATGGACGTCTTAGAGATATCATATGTCTTATCTTCTCTCTTGAGGTTCGATTACGTGGGCTTTTGTTGGGTCCATGGTTGAATCTGCATCAAACTAATCTTTGGCATAAGGATCTTTTGAAGACATCTGATTTTTTTCCTGTTAAACGATTATTGCTTCTT TTAGAATCCAATTTGTGCCTTCTTGCACTTTCAGCAGATTGGTTAAAGCATGTGGATTCTGTTGCTACAATGGGATCTGCTACACATATTGTGGTCAGTTCATCACGCACATCTTCAAGGCATGGTATTGGAAGGAAAAGGGCCAGGAACTCAGATATTGAAACCAGTTCATCTTCAAACACTGCTAGTGGTTTGGGAATGTACTGGTGGAGAGGTGGCAGGCTTTCCCGAAAATTGTTTAATTGTAAGGCTTTGCCTCATTCCCTGGTTACCAAGGCTGCTAGACAAG GTGGGTGTAGGAAGATACCAGGCATTTTATATCCTGAGAATTCAGATTTTGCACGGAGAAGCAGATTTGTTGCCTGGCGAGCTGCTGTTGAGATGTCAACAAGTGCTGAGCAGCTTGCTTTACAG GTTAGAGAGCTTTATTCAAACATAAGGTGGCATGATATTGAGAACAACTATTCCCTATATGTGTTGGACAAGGAATCTAGAAAATCAGTCAGGCTGTTCAAAAAATCAATCGTACGCAGGAAGTGCACTGAAGGGGGATCTGTGAAATTCCTTATTGATTTTGGGAAGAGAAGGGCTATTCCAGATGTTGTTATTAAACATGGTTCTTTGTTAGAACAATCTGctagtgagagaaaaaaatattggcTGGAGGAGTCTTATGTTCCATTGCATCTTCTAaagaattttgaagaaaaaagaattgtCCGCAAGTCCACTGATAAGAAACTTGGAAAAATTCTTGAGATTGGTAGAGTAAACAAGAAAATTCCTCAACAAAGGGGATTTTCATATTTGTTTACCAGATTGGAAAGATCTGATTGTCATCAGTGCAGGCACTGCAACAAAGATGTTGCAATGAG GGATGCTGTGAGGTGCCTTCATTGCAAAG gaTATTTCCACAAGAGACATGCAAGGAAATCAGGTGGCAAAAGAACTACTGGAAGCTCTTATTCATGTCACAGATGTCAAGATGGGTTGCATGCAAAGACTAATACTAATAAAAGGAAAGTTGACTCAAAACTGCAGAAGATTCAAGCAAAGAAACGTAAAACTGTGCCTTCAGTTTGTAAACCAGTGAATCTCAAGGGCAATAAAAAGGCATTGAGTAATAATAAGATACGACAGGCGAGATCTCGAAACAGTAAGAATATCCCATCAAGTATACCTCTTCGCCGTTCTACTAGGAAGGCCAAATCCTTGTATATGCAAAGTCAATTGAATGGAggacataaaaaaggaaaaaagaatgtGGGACGTAAAAAGGGAAAGCAAGGTAAAACCAAGAAGGTGATTCCTCAAAAGTCCAAAGAAACTACTGGTCAATATAAGAAGTCGGAAGTTACTACTGCACGTAAGAAGAGAACAAAAATCTGTAACAGTTATTGGCTTAATGGTCTTCAGTTGTCTAGAAAGCCAAATGATGAACGAGTAATGCTGTTTAAAGAGAAAAAGCGTGTTGCCTCCTCTAAAGATTTCTCTGGCTCTCTTGATCATCCTAAATGCTGCCTTTGTTGTGGAAATGAATGCACCTTGAATTATATTGCGTGTGAAATCTGTGGAG ATTGGTTTCATGGTGATGCTTTTGGCCTCAATGTGGAGAATGCCAGACAACTTATTGGATTTAAGTGCCATGTTTGTCTTGATAGAACTGCTCCAATCTGTCCCCATTTGAAGGTTAATGCATTGTCTTGCACTGAAAGCAATGCTGCAATTGAGTGTGGAGAGGAGTTATCCAATCCTGTTTCTCTCCAACCTTTAAGTGAG GTTTGA